One region of Fragaria vesca subsp. vesca linkage group LG4, FraVesHawaii_1.0, whole genome shotgun sequence genomic DNA includes:
- the LOC101294931 gene encoding putative vesicle-associated membrane protein 726-like — translation MGQQSLIYSFVARGTVILAEYTEFTGNFTSIASQCLQKLPASNNKFTYNCDGHTFNYLVENGFTYCVVAAESAGRQVPIAYLERIKDDFNKRYAGGKAGTATANGLNREFGPKLKEHMKYCVEHPEEINKLAKVKAQVSEVKGVMMENIEKVLDRGEKIELLVDKTDNLRSQAQDFKQQGTKMRRKMWFQNMKMKLIVAGIVVALGLILFLSICGGFKCVQK, via the exons ATGGGGCAACAATCGTTGATCTATAGCTTCGTGGCAAGGGGCACTGTGATTCTGGCCGAGTACACCGAGTTCACCGGCAATTTCACAAGCATCGCTTCTCAATGCCTCCAGAAGCTTCCTGCCTCCAACAACAAGTTCACCTACAATTGCGACGGCCACACCTTCAATTACCTCGTCGAAAACGGCTTCA CCTACTGTGTAGTTGCAGCTGAATCTGCAGGTAGGCAAGTTCCCATTGCCTATCTGGAAAGAATCAAGGATGATTTCAACAAAAGATATGCTGGTGGAAAAGCTGGGACTGCAACAGCCAATGGCTTGAACAGAGAGTTTGG ACCCAAGCTGAAGGAGCACATGAAGTACTGTGTGGAGCATCCTGAAGAGATCAACAAGCTTGCAAAAGTGAAGGCTCAGGTTTCTGAGGTCAAGGGTGTTATGATGGAAAATATTGAGAAG GTTCTTGACCGTGGTGAGAAGATTGAGCTGTTGGTGGATAAAACTGATAATCTCCGCTCCCAG GCTCAAGATTTCAAGCAGCAAGGAACAAAAATGAGAAGGAAGATGTGGTTTCAGAATATGAAGATGAAGTTGATTGTTGCGGGGATTGTTGTTGCCTTGGGCCTCATCTTATTTTTGTCTATCTGCGGTGGTTTCAAGTGTGTTCAAAAATAA